The following coding sequences are from one Gossypium raimondii isolate GPD5lz chromosome 4, ASM2569854v1, whole genome shotgun sequence window:
- the LOC105780374 gene encoding uncharacterized WD repeat-containing protein C17D11.16, giving the protein MISAIAWVPKGAAKAEPIVAELPSKEEIEELIKSGALDRSEDNGDNGSEDEDEDMVAEAEKQTGDVAQALAVADALGKTSKNKSGTQLEDLTDGLKELDMENYDEEDDGIELFSKGLGDLYYPSNEMDPFLKDQDDDDSEEVEDMTIRPMDSVIVCARTEDDVSHLEVWIYEDLDEGDSNMYVHHDVIISAFPLCTAWLDCPIRGGEKGNFVAVGSMEPSIEIWDLDIIDEVQPCLVLGGTVEKKTKKGKKKPKYKDGSHTGAVLGLAWNKEYRNILASASADKQVKIWDVAAGKCNITMEHHEGKVQAVAWNHHVPQVLLSGSFDRSVVMKDGRVPTHSGFKWSVTAEVECLAWDPHTEYSFVVSLEDGTIRGYDIRAAKSDPSSESKPSFTLHAHDKAACTLSYNPAAPNLLATGSMDKMVKLWDLSNNQPSCVASKNPKAGAVFSISFSQDNPFCLAIGGSKGKLGVWDTLTETAVSGKFGSYSQQPNRPKA; this is encoded by the exons ATGATCTCGGCAATTGCATGGGTGCCGAAAGGGGCAGCAAAGGCTGAGCCAATAGTGGCCGAGTTACCTTCCAAAGAAGAAATCGAAGAGTTGATCAAGTCCGGTGCCTTAGATAGAAG TGAAGATAATGGTGATAATGGAAGTgaggatgaagatgaagataTGGTCGCTGAAGCTGAAAAGCAAACTGGGGATGTAGCCCAAGCACTTGCTGTGGCAGATGCTCTTGGAAAAACTTCCAAGAACAAGTCAGGGACACAGCTGGAAGATCTTACAGATGGGTTGAAAGAACTTGACATGGAAAATtatgatgaagaggatgatg GTATTGAGTTATTTAGCAAGGGGCTTGGTGACCTTTACTACCCAAGCAATGAAATGGATCCATTTTTGAAGGATCAGGAT GATGATGATTCAGAAGAGGTTGAGGACATGACTATTAGACCCATGGATTCTGTTATAGTTTGTGCACGCACTGAAGATGATGTTAGCCATCTTGAG GTTTGGATATATGAGGATTTGGATGAAGGTGATTCAAACATGTATGTTCACCATGATGTTATCATTTCAGCATTTCCCCTTTGTACTGCATGGCTTGACTGCCCAATTAGAGGGGGAGAAAAAG GGAATTTTGTGGCAGTTGGTTCAATGGAGCCATCAATAGAAATATGGGACCTTGACATT ATCGATGAAGTACAACCATGTTTAGTATTAGGTGGCACTGTGGAGAAGAAGacaaagaaaggaaagaag AAACCAAAATACAAGGATGGCAGTCATACTGGTGCTGTTCTTGGTCTAGCTTGGAACAAGGAATACAG gaATATCCTCGCTAGTGCAAGTGCTGACAAACAAGTTAAGATTTGGGATGTTGCTGCTGGaaaatgcaacataacaatgGAACATCATGAAGGCAAG GTTCAAGCAGTTGCATGGAATCATCATGTGCCACAAGTTCTTCTTAGTGGATCGTTTGATCGTTCAGTTGTAATG AAAGATGGAAGAGTGCCCACTCATTCTGGTTTTAAGTGGTCGGTGACTGCTGAGGTTGAATGTTTGGCATGGGATCCGCACACTGAGTACTCATTTGTG GTGAGTCTTGAAGATGGTACAATCAGAGGATATGATATTCGAGCTGCTAAGTCTGATCCATCTTCCGAGTCAAAACCAAGTTTCACTCTCCACGCTCACGACAAAGCTGCTTGCACCCTTTCATATAATCCTGCAGCACCAAAT CTTCTTGCAACTGGTTCCAtggataaaatg GTAAAACTTTGGGATTTGTCAAACAATCAACCTTCATGTGTGGCGTCCAAGAATCCTAAAGCT GGAGCTGTCTTCTCCATTTCCTTCTCACAAGATAATCCCTTTTGTCTGGCTATTGGAGGCTCAAAGGGAAAACTAGGA GTTTGGGATACATTAACCGAGACAGCCGTGTCTGGAAAGTTCGGGAGCTACAGCCAACAGCCGAACAGACCGAAAGCTTAA
- the LOC105780178 gene encoding BTB/POZ domain-containing protein At2g13690 yields the protein MDGHTRRRHGSRHRSWCCTFNAPPPSPENPHLSQHYRTNNNNCKTKLGPQKLDSLSKLTTSISVPNSPQSSKSELSLVGRMDPRRILSPGRVSPIDHTVSLEEDRHSSHATPSAAAVDSLPRSRSQSFRAKIESPDTQSSLDPSRVEGEIGGPYDVRLNLKRKNGGVMVLELSSSVLASNSEVFAGLIAGSAGKKMYRIEVPEVENLGVFKETIELMFEEDIAKRLVKIGVNRAIDILEVSAGIMFRRGVSSCLKYLEAVPWTEEEEEKLRSLFTRFKFDEATSRDMLARLHSQQSTDTLQNLARHLVSSITTCSDANARNELKSLVKGLLCKSSVYEKEQPDINKEDFYAVCQSCMSVLHNLFEEASDAIPHERMTIKEMGKPLIARISKQVDNINFLLEILLDRQMAEEFVDLWVNQGNLLKLHERASPMVRYELSRVSAILFIAMGTRKLHCCSEARSGLLQAWFGPMLLDFGWLQRCRKGLDMKALEEAMGQTLLTLPLKQQYVLFMEWFRCFSRNGSECPNLSKAFQIWWRRSFLRGSETHAVESR from the exons ATGGATGGTCACACTCGTCGGAGACACGGCTCTCGCCACCGATCATGGTGTTGCACCTTCAACGCACCTCCGCCGAGTCCTGAAAACCCACATTTGTCTCAGCATTACCGTACCAATAACAACAACTGCAAAACCAAACTCGGTCCGCAAAAGCTTGACTCGCTCTCTAAACTCACTACCTCCATCTCTGTTCCCAACTCGCCCCAGAGTTCCAAATCCGAGTTATCTCTCGTGGGTCGGATGGACCCGCGTCGAATCCTTTCACCCGGACGAGTCTCGCCTATAGACCACACTGTTTCCCTCGAAGAAGATCGCCACTCTTCACACGCAACCCCGTCTGCCGCTGCCGTTGATTCCTTGCCCAGATCGCGATCGCAGAGTTTTCGGGCCAAAATAGAGAGTCCGGATACTCAGTCGAGTCTGGATCCTAGCCGGGTCGAAGGAGAGATAGGAGGACCGTACGATGTGAGGTTGAATTTGAAACGGAAAAATGGTGGGGTTATGGTGCTGGAGCTGAGCTCGTCGGTTTTGGCTTCGAATTCAGAAGTTTTTGCGGGTTTGATTGCAGGTTCGGCGGGGAAGAAAATGTATAGAATAGAAGTTCCTGAGGtggaaaatttaggggtttttAAAGAAACCATTGAACTTATGTTTGAAGAAGATATAGCCAAGAGGCTCGTCAAAATTGGGGTTAATAGAGCCATTGACATTCTTGAG GTATCAGCTGGCATTATGTTTCGCAGAGGTGTTTCATCCTGTTTAAAGTACCTAGAAGCTGTTCCTTGGActgaggaagaagaagagaaattaagGAGCTTGTTTACAAGGTTCAAGTTTGATGAAGCAACAAGTAGAGATATGTTGGCTAGATTACATTCTCAGCAGTCAACTGATACCCTCCAAAATTTAGCCAGACACCTTGTTTCATCCATTACCACCTGCTCTGATGCCAATGCAAGAAATGAACTGAAGTCATTGGTGAAGGGTCTCCTCTGCAAAAGCTCAGTCTATGAGAAGGAGCAACCTGACATCAACAAGGAGGATTTCTATGCTGTTTGTCAATCCTGTATGAGTGTGCTACACAACCTGTTTGAGGAGGCTTCTGATGCTATTCCCCATGAAAGAATGACCATAAAGGAGATGGGTAAGCCTCTGATTGCACGCATCTCCAAACAGGTGGATAACATCAATTTTCTGCTGGAGATCTTGCTTGATAGACAAATGGCCGAGGAGTTTGTGGATCTGTGGGTAAATCAAGGAAATTTACTAAAACTTCATGAAAGAGCATCTCCCATGGTTAGGTATGAGCTAAGCCGCGTTTCAGCAATTTTATTCATCGCAATGGGTACAAGAAAGCTGCACTGCTGCTCAGAGGCCAGGTCAGGGCTTCTTCAAGCATGGTTTGGGCCAATGCTATTGGATTTCGGTTGGCTGCAAAGATGCAGAAAGGGACTTGACATGAAGGCATTGGAGGAAGCAATGGGTCAGACCCTCCTTACACTTCCTTTGAAGCAACAGTATGTTCTGTTTATGGAGTGGTTCCGATGTTTCTCGAGGAATGGCAGTGAATGTCCAAATCTGAGCAAGGCCTTCCAGATTTGGTGGCGCAGATCTTTTCTTAGGGGCTCTGAAACACATGCTGTTGAATCTAGGTAA